TCGGCGAGCAAGGTTGTAAAGGTCATGCTGGCAGGCCTCCTTCCGGGGTGTACGCGTGGCCGTTCGCGTGACCACGCAGTTGCGCGAATTCCGCGTCGGTCATGACGTCGAAGTCGCCGTTCGGGAAGTGCACCAGCCATGAACCGGCGTACACGTGTCGTTTGCCTCGGCGGGTGTGAACGAAGCCGAAGGACAGGTCGCGCGGTCGGGCCTTCAAGAACGACCAGGGTTCCACGCAAGCCGGCCACGGGTGGGTGTTCGGATCGAAGCGTTGCGCGTCCCAACTCCATTCGAGCGTCATGACCGACCGTCATTTCTGTCGTGCGAGTGCTGCTGGGCGGCTTCGCGTTCCTCGGCGCGGGTGAGCAATTCGAGTTCCTCGGCTTCGCGCGCTTCGCGTTCGGTGGTGGTTTCGTAGGGCTGCTCGTCGGTCGAGCGGCTGGACCCGTCGCCCTGCGGGATGACGAGCAGTAACAACAGGGCGACGAACGCGACGTACACCGGGATGCGTTCGCCGGTCAGGGTGAACGCGATGAAGTTGAGCACCGCGGCGAGAATGATCAGGCTGTGGGCGGCGCGTTTCATAACTCCAGTTCTCCTTGCGCGTCGTGGATGGTGACGTGCACTTCCACGCGTGGTTGACGGCCGTCGTACTCGGGCCAGTGGTGGTAACCGAACACCCACTGGTCGTCTTTGCCTTGGCGTCTGCCGAACAGCGCGTCCACGATCCCTTTACGAATGTTCTCGGGGTCCGAGTGGTTAGCCGAGGGGAAGTAACAGAAGACGTCCACCTGCACGCGTGAACTTTTATCGCGTGGATTGAGGCGCTTGATCCTCAGAGGCGCGAAGAGGCGCACGTGGTCCTTCCAGGCGTCGTATTCCTTTGAGCGCACCCAGTTGGGCACCTTGCCCTTCGAGTAATAGCCGACCAGTTTGAGCACCTGCGGCAAGTCACGCCGTTCACGCACCTTGCCGGTGAGTTTGTCCTTCGTACGCCGCCAGCACGGCAAGGCCGGTATGGTGAACGTCAAGGTTTCTCCGGCCGCGCTGACGCGTCGTTCCGCGCTGGTCACGCGGCCCTCCGCTGGGTTCTCCAGAGGCGAGTGCGAGGTGCGCTTTGGTACCGGCGGCGTTGCACACGGTGCGCTTGCAGGTGCTGGCGGTTCGCCTGCCGGGCTTCAAGCATGGCTCGCCTCGCGGCGGCTGGCTTTGCGTTCGCGTTTCCTGGCTTCGAAGACCAGGTCCGCTTCCGCTTCACCCTCCAGGGTGGCGAGGTAAAAGCGGAACCGCTGGTGTTCCTCAACCTGCAGCAGACCACGCGCCGTGAGGGACTCCGCGGCGAGCCGGACGGCTCCGTCGCTGACCACCCGGTGCTGGCGTTCGAGGATACGCCACGCGAGGGTCGTGACGCTGGCGGCGTCGCCGTTGGCGATCAGCAGCAGCTCAGCTTGAACGGAGTGTGGAGCGACGATCATGCGCGGTCTCCTTGCTGGTCCGTGGGGGTGTTGGGGTGTTGGTAGTCGGGCTCGTACTTCGCGCGCCACGCCCGCACCGCCTCGAAGATGCTCTTGGCCCACGGACCGGTGAGCATCTCGCCTTTGCTGGCGTCGAACACCTGGAACAGCCAGCCCTCCCCTCCACCGAAAAAGCCGACCTGCGCGCCGGACTCGCGCATCTGCTCGGCGTAATCGAGCGGGCGGGTGTCGTCCTTGCCCTGGAACTGCTTGCGGTCGGTGGCGCCTTGCTTCACGGCTTTCGTGACGGCCGCCGTGCGCTCTTCGGGCCTGAGGTCCTTGAACGGCACGGGTTCACCTGTGGCAGGGTGAGGGATGTGCGCGCCGTGATTGAGGTCGCGCACGGTTTCCACAACCGCCTGGTAGTCAGCGCTGGTGGGGTTCTCCTTGCCGGTAGCGGCCTTCACCACGCTCGCGACGATTTCCAGGTTCTCGGCACTCACGCCGATCAACGCGCGAGCGTGCCGTTCAGTAGGAACGGGCACTCCGTGGTCGAGGGCGAGCAGCGCCGCTTCTTTGCTTTGCATGATCTGGTACGCCCAGGTACGGGAGAAATTCCAGACTTTCATGCAGTAGTGCTCAAAGGTGACGTACTGCTCGCGGTACAGGCGGCGTTCCTGGATTTCCTGCAGCGCCTGAGCCATCTCGATGAACGACCGCAGGCCGTACCCGACGACCTGCTCCAGCGCCGCGAGGCGAGCTTTCTCCTCAGGGGTCAGGCCGTCCGCGGGAGGCAGGGTCGTCTGTTCGTGCCGGGTGGTGGTCATGAACGCATCTCCTGTGGGGTTTTGAGGGAAAGCTTCATCGAGCGACCTGCCTGACCTTGTCGTCCTGCTCCACCCGAATGGCCGGCGTGAGGCGGAAGCCACGCCACCACGGGCGAAGCGTGACGGGCGTTTCCTGCTTGAGGGCGTAGGGATTCAAAAGGTAAAGCACCGCACCCAGCGGAAGGCCACGCAAGCTGCGCAGTTCGTGCTTCCCATCGGCGAGGACGCGCAACACGAGCTTGCGCGGCGCGCTCCCTTCGTAAATCACCAGAGCGAAGTGCTTCATGCGGAACCTGCTTCCAGGTGCTTGAGGGTCGTACCGCGGGAATCTTCGATAATCGCGCCGACCGATGAAATCCAGGCTTCATGGGCGAGCTTGCGGGAGGTGGTGCCACCCAGGTCGCGGTGCATGACCTGACGCGCCAGGTGGTCTTCGTTGTAGGCGGTGAGTTTCACGGTGGGCCGACCGGGAACGTGCAGTTCGAAGTACTGCTGTGGCGAAACAGTGACGGACGGCAGGGTTGGCGGAACCCGGGTGGCTTTGCGGGGCATGTCAGGCCTCCAGACGAGCGAACGAAACGACCCGCACGTAGGGATTCGTGGACCACGGGTGCGCGGGGTTGAGGGTGTCCCACAGCCGCGCGTATTTCGTGATGGGGTCTGGGCCGAGGGGGGGTGCGGCGCGGCGGATGGGTGCGTTCGGCTGGTCGCTGATGGGTTCATTGCGGGCGAGGCAGACGGCGTCGCGCGTGAGGTAGTCGGCGTACTCGCGGTCGTACTCCGGGAAGTTCGCGCGGAGCCAGTCGGCACCGAGCGCCGTGACACCTTCGGAGAGGGCGTCACTGACGGTCAAGCGCTGCAAGCGTTCCGCGCGGATCGCAGTGACTTCGAGCACGACCCGGCAGGCCCAGCGGGGCATGTGAATACCGGACACTCGGCGGAGTTTGGTGGCCCAGCCGCCCGGGTCAGGTGTGCCGTCATGCCAGGCGGCGAGCTGCCAACCGGCCAGGTGCGGCACACCATAGCGGTCAGCGAGTGATTGACCGAGCAGTGGTCCACGAATGAGGTGGTCGGCGCCTTCCAGCCCGGTTGGCATGGCGAGCAGGGTGCAGGTCTCCCGCAACCACAAGTGAATACCCGGGACACCGTACGGGCTCACGACTTCCAAGCCGCTCACGGTGATGACAGTGACATGGCCCCGATCGTATTCCGTGTATTGCGCCGCAACCGCGTCGATCGCGCTGGGCTGGGGTTTCAGCAGACGACGCGTCTGGGTTTTGCCGTGCCGGAGGATGCCTTGTACCATGCGCGTCTGGAAGATCACCGGTTGTGCTCGTTTGTCCACCATGGTGATCATGCGGGTGCCTCGCAGTCGCAGTCGTCCGTCGGGCCGCTGCACGTCAGGCACAGGTGCGTGAGGCTGGCGTCCTCACGCCTGGCCACGGCCTGCACGAGCCGCAAGGTGCGCAAGGCGTCCCCGAGGGCACTGTGCGCGTCGTCGAGGTCGTCCACCTGCACGTCTTCAGTCAGGCACGCCACGCCGAGACGGGCCCAGCGGTAATTGCCGTGGTAATCGCTCCAGTCGCCGTGGATAGGAGCGTACGCACCCATCGCGCACTGCCAATGAGAGAGCACAGGCGATTCGCACTCCTCCCGTGGTACGCCAGCCCACGACAAGCTTTGCCGCAGCATTCGCTGATCGAACGAGGCGTTGTAAACCACAACAGTCTTACCTTCCAGCAGGCAAGCCAGGCGGGGCCACACCAAGGGCCACTCAGGGCAAGTCACCAGGTCCGCGTCTGTGATTCCGTGAATTGCCGACGCGGCCCACGGTCCGCCGTTGATCGGCTTGACGCGCTCGTTGAGTAGGACTTCGCCACTGGCGCTGACCACGGCGATCTCAATGACTTCGGAGTGGCTGTCGAGCCCGGTCGTTTCAGTGTCGAGCACCACAAGGTCAGGGTCAGCCGCCCACTTACGGAAGATGGCCAGCGGGGAAGCTTCAGGCGCCACAGTCGAGCTCCACGTCCGGCGCTTCGCCGTCGAGCAGGATGTCGATGGCTTCGCAGCTCGCGCTGATTTCGTGTCCGGCTTCGGTGATGACGAGCATGTCCTTCACGAGGGCCGCGCCGATCATGCGGTTGCTGGCCGCTTCGATGCGCTTCAGGTGCTTGCGGATCAGTTCGTGCATGGTCAGCTCACCACCCGGAGCGCGAAGCCCTGCTCGACCATCGACGCGTTGACGTCCAGCAGGCCTTTGGAGGTAACGACGGCGATTTCAGCGATGGTGCGGCCGTACTTGTCGGTGTTGTCCTTGTGCGTGCGGATCAGCAGCTCACGGGGCTTGTCGCCCTCGAACAGCAAGCCCCGCAGGTAATCCCGCGAGACACGGCCCATCTCGTATGTCGCGCCGCGCAGTTCGGGCGCGTTGATGCCGTACAGGCGAGCGCGAATATCGAGCGAAGCAAAAAAGCCCAAGGAAACTTTGAGAATGACGGTGCCCCCATCGACGACACGCACACACGTGGCGCGGTAACGGTAGAGGAACTCGGCGGTGATGTTCGGAGCAGTCATACGTCCTCCTGATGCGAAGGCGGGGCAGTGTTCACTGCCCCTGGGCGGTCACGGTGCGGTGACGGGGTTGTCGAGATTCACTCCGAGGACACGCGACGCGACTTCGAGTTGCATGTTCAGCAGGGCCAAGCCGGTGTACCCGTCGGACCTGGCTGCGTCGCGTAACGCTGGCAGGCCGGACAGGACGCTGTCGCGCAGTTCCTCAGGAGTGGCGGGACGCCCTTCCTTGAAGGCAGCGACACTGATGGGCTCACCGAGGTCGAACAGGCGACCGTTGTGAACGCGGGCGATGGTGTAGGACATGGTCAGCCACAGGACGGTCACGCCAGGGTTGCGTTTGATCATCTCGCCGGCCGCTTCGCGGGTACCTTCCGGCATGTCATCCTCACGGCGGTTCATGTGCGGGCGGGACAGGAACGGGCAGGCTTTGATGCTCCACTCACCGCACTCGTGATGCACGGGTGGTTCGGCATCGACGCGATTCACGGCGCACATCGGGCCGATCACGAACGCATAGGGTTCGCCTGGCAGGAACTTCTCGCCACACACGAAGCAGCGGTTTTCCTTGACAGCCTTATCGACCTTCCGACTGTCCACCACACGAAAGTCGGGCTTGAGGCCGAACCACTGGACGAACCACGGCACGGGGTAACCGCGGGCGACGGGTAGTTTGGCGATGCGGGCGGGCATGGGTGGGAGTTCTCGGGCAGTGTGCATATGACCTCCGGGTCAGTCGGCGGCTTGCTGCTGGGCTTGTGAGAAGAGTTCAGAAATGATGGCCTTCACCAGAGCTGGCGGCACGCTGTTTCCGCACATGCGCACCTGCGCGGCCTTGCTGAGCGGTCTGCCCTTCACGCTGAAGTCGATGACGTACGAATCCGGAAAGGACTGGCAGCGGTACAGCTCACGTGGTTCGAGCATCCGCATGCCGATGTCGTAAATGACGAACTTCTCGCCGTTCACTTCGAGCGTGACGAGCTGCTGCGCGCGGTCCTCTGCGGACACCTTGTCCAGTGCCTCGGGACAGTACGCCAGCAGGAACGCGAACACCCGACGCGCGCCCGCCAGCGTCCGCGCGTCGAGGCTGCCATGCAGGTGGGTGGTGATCAGACCGTCTTTCACGCAGGTGGTGATGCTGCCCAGGGCGTCACCGACTTCCCGGGCGTCGTTGCTGCCGTACTGGCGCAGCAGGTGCGCGGTGACGAGCCCGTGGCGGTTTTCGGTGGTCTGCGTCGCCAGGGCCGCTTCGAGTTCCTGACCACGCGCGTCTCCGCACGCGTTTTTGTCACCGTAGTAGGTGGTGAGGTGCGCGGTCGTGAGACCGAAGCGTTCCACGGTACTGACGGTCGGCGTGGCGGCGTCCATGGGTTGCACCGTCGCCGTGCCGTTGTACTGGGTGAGGTAGGCCGCCGCCAGGGCCGTGTCCGCCTTGGCGGTGATGGTATGCATCGCCTCGGCCGCCGTGCGGGGCCGGGACTGCCCGGCGCGTCCACCCACGCCGATCAGGCTGGCGCTCACCAGCGCCTGCGGTCCGCCTTGTGCCATCACGGTCGGCGCCGGTTCCTCCAGTGAGTGGCTGGCGTTCTCCGGCGCGCAGTACCCACCGTTGTGCTTCACCAGGCACGCGCCGACCAGTCCGTGCACGTTCCCGGTGCCAGGCCGCGCCGGGGTGCCGCCCGCAGTCGCGGTATGCAGGGGCGCGTCGGCGCCGCTGCCGATGCTGCCTTCGCGGAACTTGGTGATGTGCGGCGCGACGAGTCCGAAGCGGGTCGCGCCAGACAGCACCGTGTCGAGCGGCACGTCGGCTGCCTGACCAGGGCTGTGCTCCTGAAACTTCGTCAGGTGCGGCGCGATCAGGGTGTGCTTGTTTCCCTGCGTGGTGATGACCTGCGCGGGAGCGTCCACGGCGGCCGGGTCGTTGCCGAAGGACATCGGCGCGAAGTACGGGGTCACCACGGCGTTCGCGTCACGGCTGCTGGTGATCGTCACGAGTGGGGCGTCCACGCTGCGCTGCCGGAAGTCGTGACCGCCGTGGTTGCACTGGACCAAAAAGGGCCGGGAGGCGCCCAGCACGAACTTGTCGATGCCTTTGGCGATGCGGCGCAGGGTGTTCGGTTCCAGGTCGTTCTTGCGCCGGGCGTGCGGCTGAAAGATCGTGCGGGTCGGGATGCTCCAGTCAATGCACTCGGCCGCGGTGCGCACGGGCAGCAGGCCGGGCCCATGGGTCGGTTCGGGCCAGCTGATGGCTTTGCCGTCACAGCGGGCGATTAGGAAGAACCGCTCACGGATGGTAGGTGCACCGTGATCGCTGGCAACGAGGGTGCGGAAGTCCACGTCGTACCCGAGGGCGCGCAGCTCCCGCACGAACGTCCGGAAGGTCCGGCCACGGTAGCGGGGGCGTTTGTCGGCCACGAGGCAGGTGAGGCCGTCCTCAGCGAGCTTGATGGCCCCGCGCGGGGGGTGCTGTTTGGGCATGCCGCGCTGCCAGCGACGGCAGGCGTGGCCTTTGCATTTGGGTTTGTTCGGCCAGAGCACCTTCCCGTCCGGGCCTTTGAGGGCTTCGCGTTGCGCGACCAGGCGTCCCCAATGGCGGAAGTCCGGGACGTTTTCGAGCACGATGACGTCCGGTCGGACTTTGCCGGCCCACTTCAGGCCGACCCAGGCGAGCGAGCGGATCTTCTGGTCGAGTGGTTTGCCGCCCTTGGCGCGGGAGTGATGTTTGCAGTCCGGGCTGAGCCATAGGAGCGCGACGGGTTTCCCGCCGGTGGCTTCGATGGGGTCGACTTCGAACACGTCACTGCGGTAGTGGCGGGTGTAGGGGTGGTTCACCTGGTGCATGGCGATGGCTTCCTCGTCGTGGTTGATCGCCACGTCGGGAGAGCGTCCGAGGGCCGTTTCGATGCCGAGGGACACCCCACCACCGCCCGCGAAGAGATCGACGATCATCTTCCCGGCGAGGTGCTCACCGCCGTGCAGGTAGGAGAAGAGGGGCAGTGGGGCGTCTGGGAGCTGCTGTTTGCGGGACATCAGGCAGTTCCCGGTGTGCCAGTAGATAAGCTACGACAATGGATTTCGAGGACGCGGCTGCCTGGCACGCCCACCTGACCGTCGAACAACACGCGCTGCTGGCGTACTTCGAGGAGCGGAACTTTACTTTTGACTTTCACGAGGTTGAGGCTGACTTCAAGGTTCAGTTGCCCGCCGGTTGTGTATTGACGGCGACCGTTGGCAGATATGAAGTGTTCCGTGAACGATCCATAGAGCTCCGACAGGCCTTTGACCGTATGTCCACGGTGCTGCTGATCCTGCTGAATCACGGGCGCTTGGAATGATGGTTTGAGGGTCAGCACGCCAGAGCGTACGAAGTCGTAGAGCCGATTCATGACTCACCTCCAAACAGGTCGTGCTGCACACTGCGCACCCGAACGGGAGGCAGGCAGTGCGGTGAGAACCAGATCCGTTCGCGCTGCGCGCTCGCGCGGCCTTCCCATTTGGGTTGCGTGCACCATCCCGAGCCGATCCACTGGCTGATGCCCCACACCCACCAGCCGGCCACCTTGGCGTCGAAGGCGTCGGGATCTTCGCGCAGCTGCGTGGTCAGGCGTTCACGCTGCGCGACCAGCCAGGCATGGCGGGCGTGCAGGTCGAGTTCATTGACGGGATGGTCTGCCCAGGCGGCAACACCTTCAGGGTCAGCGAGTACGGCGCGCCAGAAGTTGCAGATGAAGCCGTCGAGGTCGTTCACGGTCTCGGTGCGTGGAGAGTGAGGACGACCGAGCAACACGGCGCCGCTGCCAAAGAACGGTTCGACGTAGTTGCCCACGTCACCGAAGCGTTCCCATACGCGGGCGGCCACTTTGGATTTCCCACCGAAATACGGGAAGGGAGCGCGGTAGGTGGTTGCCGTCACATCAACCCCGGTTGTTCGGGCGCCAGGCTGTAGAAGGCCACACGCTCCGCGTTGTACCCGAGCTTCACCGTGCCGACCGGACCGTTGCGTTGCTTGCCGATGATGATCTCGGCCATCCCGGGCTGATCGGATTTTTCGTTGTAGTACTCGTCGCGGTAAATGAACAGCACGACGTCCGCGTCCTGCTCGATCGCGCCGGATTCCCGCAGGTCACTGAGCATCGGGCGTTTGTTCTGCCGGGCTTCCACCGCTCGGGAGAGCTGCGAGAGGGCGATCACCGGAATGTCGAATTCCATCGCAATCTTCTTCAATGCCCGGCTGATGCGGGTGACTTTCTGGCGTTCG
The Deinococcus peraridilitoris DSM 19664 genome window above contains:
- a CDS encoding RusA family crossover junction endodeoxyribonuclease, with amino-acid sequence MTSAERRVSAAGETLTFTIPALPCWRRTKDKLTGKVRERRDLPQVLKLVGYYSKGKVPNWVRSKEYDAWKDHVRLFAPLRIKRLNPRDKSSRVQVDVFCYFPSANHSDPENIRKGIVDALFGRRQGKDDQWVFGYHHWPEYDGRQPRVEVHVTIHDAQGELEL
- a CDS encoding 3'-5' exonuclease → MAPEASPLAIFRKWAADPDLVVLDTETTGLDSHSEVIEIAVVSASGEVLLNERVKPINGGPWAASAIHGITDADLVTCPEWPLVWPRLACLLEGKTVVVYNASFDQRMLRQSLSWAGVPREECESPVLSHWQCAMGAYAPIHGDWSDYHGNYRWARLGVACLTEDVQVDDLDDAHSALGDALRTLRLVQAVARREDASLTHLCLTCSGPTDDCDCEAPA
- a CDS encoding thermonuclease family protein, which codes for MTAPNITAEFLYRYRATCVRVVDGGTVILKVSLGFFASLDIRARLYGINAPELRGATYEMGRVSRDYLRGLLFEGDKPRELLIRTHKDNTDKYGRTIAEIAVVTSKGLLDVNASMVEQGFALRVVS
- a CDS encoding DNA cytosine methyltransferase → MSRKQQLPDAPLPLFSYLHGGEHLAGKMIVDLFAGGGGVSLGIETALGRSPDVAINHDEEAIAMHQVNHPYTRHYRSDVFEVDPIEATGGKPVALLWLSPDCKHHSRAKGGKPLDQKIRSLAWVGLKWAGKVRPDVIVLENVPDFRHWGRLVAQREALKGPDGKVLWPNKPKCKGHACRRWQRGMPKQHPPRGAIKLAEDGLTCLVADKRPRYRGRTFRTFVRELRALGYDVDFRTLVASDHGAPTIRERFFLIARCDGKAISWPEPTHGPGLLPVRTAAECIDWSIPTRTIFQPHARRKNDLEPNTLRRIAKGIDKFVLGASRPFLVQCNHGGHDFRQRSVDAPLVTITSSRDANAVVTPYFAPMSFGNDPAAVDAPAQVITTQGNKHTLIAPHLTKFQEHSPGQAADVPLDTVLSGATRFGLVAPHITKFREGSIGSGADAPLHTATAGGTPARPGTGNVHGLVGACLVKHNGGYCAPENASHSLEEPAPTVMAQGGPQALVSASLIGVGGRAGQSRPRTAAEAMHTITAKADTALAAAYLTQYNGTATVQPMDAATPTVSTVERFGLTTAHLTTYYGDKNACGDARGQELEAALATQTTENRHGLVTAHLLRQYGSNDAREVGDALGSITTCVKDGLITTHLHGSLDARTLAGARRVFAFLLAYCPEALDKVSAEDRAQQLVTLEVNGEKFVIYDIGMRMLEPRELYRCQSFPDSYVIDFSVKGRPLSKAAQVRMCGNSVPPALVKAIISELFSQAQQQAAD
- a CDS encoding DNA adenine methylase; amino-acid sequence: MTATTYRAPFPYFGGKSKVAARVWERFGDVGNYVEPFFGSGAVLLGRPHSPRTETVNDLDGFICNFWRAVLADPEGVAAWADHPVNELDLHARHAWLVAQRERLTTQLREDPDAFDAKVAGWWVWGISQWIGSGWCTQPKWEGRASAQRERIWFSPHCLPPVRVRSVQHDLFGGES